In the genome of Deinococcus fonticola, the window GTCGAGGTTCCGCGCAGCGGCGGCACGCACCCGGTCTTTCAGCCACTCGGTGCCCGCGTCGGCGTCCACCAGCTGCTGGGCGGCGTGCGCGTGGACGGTGCGAATGTCCTGCTGGGCCTGCGCCGCGCCCTGCGCGATCAGCCGGATCAGGTGCGCGGCGGCCTTGCTGGGCGTGTCCGTGCGCGTGTGCGCCACCTCGTCGAGCAGGGTGTCGTCGCGTGCGTGTCCCAGACCCGTGACCACCGGGGCCGGAAAGGTCGCCAGGGCACGGGCGACCCTTAAATCGTTGAGCCACGCCAGGTCGCTGACCGCCCCGCCCCCGCGAAGAATCACCAGGGCGTCGAGGGGTTCCTCGGCGTGCAGTTCGCGCGCCGCCTCCACAGCCCGCGACAGGCTGCCGGACGCCTCGCGGCCCTGAAAGGTGGCCTCCAGGTACACCGGGTGAATCACTTCCAGCGCCTCCAGCCGGTCCATTTCGCGCCGGAAGTCGCCCAGCCCCGCGGCCTCCTGCGGCGAGATGACGACCAGCCGGTCGATGTCCTGCGGGGCTTGCAGCAGGCGGTTCAGGCCATACACGCCCTCCAGCACCAGCGTTTCGCGCATGGCCTCCAGGCGCTGCGCCGCCTCGCCCAGCGTGAATTCCGGCGACACGTCCAGAATGTGCAGCGAGAACCCGTACTGCTCATGGAATTCCGCCGTGCAGTAGAGCAGCACCTTCTGGCCCGCCGCGAACAGCCCGCCGGTGGCCTTCCTGAATTTTGCCTCCAGGGCAAAGCGCTCCCGCGCCCACAGGGTGGCCCGGCACTTGGCCAGCTCACCGTCTGCTCCCAGTTCGACCAGATCCAGGTACAGGTGCCGCCGGTCCGTAACCGAGGCGATTTCGGCCCGCACCCACACCGCCCCCGGCACGCCCCGCGCAATGACCTGCCCCACGTAAGCCAGCACCTCCGAGAGTTCCAGGAAATGCTCGGGCGGGCGCTGGGGTTCCGTTTTCTGGCGTCTGGGCATAAGGCAGGGGGGGCAAAGAAAAGCCTGGCTACAGCTTACAACCTGCCGCCCAGCACGCGCCCGGCCACGGCGGCCAGCACACCCAGGCCGACACTGCTCAGGGCGTACAGCAGCGCCGCGCCGCCCCGGCCTTCGCGCAGGAGCAGGTCCATTTCGGTGCTGAAGGTGGAAAAGGTCGTGAAGGCGCCCAGCACGCCTGTGCCGAACGCTACGCGCGCGGCTTCCGGCCACAGGCCGCGCCCCACCAGGGCCAGGGTCAGGCCCAGCAGAAAAGACCCCAGCACGTTAATCAGCAGCACCGCCAAAGGAAACGCAACCACCGGAAAGCCCAGGCGACCCGCCAGCGGCGCCAGCAGCAGCACCACGCCCTGCCGGCAGGCCGCCCCGAGCGCGCCCCCCAGCATCAGGTACAGCCACAGGCCCAGCTTCACAGCAGGCAGCATACCCCGCGCCCCACGCACTACCATCAATTTCATGATTCGCGCCAAATGCCTGTCCACGGGCCAGGAGTTGACCTGGACAGGCCAGATCACCGACGTGTGGGTGGACACGCAAGACCCCACGCCGCAGGAACTGTCCGCCCTGCGAGCCGCTTTCCCATTCAACCGTTTTGCGCTGGAGGACGCCCTGGAACGCGGGCACTGGTCACGCGCCGAGCAGTACCCGGAGCACGCTTTCATCACCATTCGCAGTTACGCCGCTCCCGAAACGGCCGACGAGTTCACCGAGCGCGTGAGCCTGTTCGTGTTCCGGGAGGCGGTGGTCAGCCACAGCATGCACGGCACGCTGGCCCTGAACAGGGTGTGGGCCTTGACCGGGCGCGACTCCGTAAACACCCCGCAGGAGGTGACTTACGAGGTGCTCGATCACACGGCCGACACCTTCTTCGTGCTGGCCGACACGCTGGAGGCGCAGGTGGACGACCTGGAAGAGACTGTGTTCAGAAGCACGCGCCAGAGCCGCGTAGCGGACGTGTTCGACCTCAAGCACCTGATCGGCCCGGCCCGCCGCCTGGCCAGCGATGCCCGCGAGGCCGCCGCGCTGCTGGGGCGGCACGCCAGCGCCGCGCCCGCCGACCTGGTGCGCTACCGCGACGCGCAGGACAGTTTCACGCGCGCCGTCAGCCGCTTCGAGGCGCTGCGTGAGCACCTCACCAGCCTGCTCGACCTGCACCTGAGTTTGCAGGGGCAACGCATGAACGAGGTGATGCGCACCCTGACCGCCGTCAGCGTGATTTTCCTGCCGCTGACCTTCCTGGCGGGCGTGTGGGGCATGAACTTCGAGCACATGCCGGAGTTGAGAAGCCCTTACGGGTACGCTTTCGCCTGGGCGTGCTTTATTGGCATCGGCGCGGCGCTGGCGTACTACTTCAAACGGCGCGGGTGGTGGTGACCCTCACCGGACGTAACTGGCGCCGTTGATGTCCAGCGTGGCCCCGGTCATATGCCTGGCCAGTCCCGAGGAAAGAAAGGCGATGGTGTGGGCGATGTCCTCGGGCGGTGCGGCGTCGCCCAGGGGAAGCTCACGGGCCATCTCCTCGGCGTGGTCGCGGAGGTACGCGGAGGCCATGTCGGTGCGCACCCAGCCGGGCGCGATGGCGTAAGCCAGGATGCCCTCGCGGGCGTACCCGCGCGCAATGCTTTTCGTCAGGGAGATCAGGCCGCCCTTGCTGGCCGCGTAGTGCATGGCATCCGGGGTATCCCCCCGGAAGGCCGCGCGGCTGGCGACGTTAACGATTGTTCCGCCCCCTCGCGTACGAAAGTGCAGGATAGCCTCGCGGCACAGGTCAGCCGCCGCAATCAAGTTCACTTGCAGGGTACGCGACCAGATTTCATCCCACTGCACTTGCGGGTCGTCCACGCTGGCGCTGGGGAAAATCCCGGCGTTGTTCACCAGCACGTCCACCCGGCCTTTCCAGGTCACCGCATCCCGAAATAGTGACGCGGCGATGCCCGCTTGCGAGAGGTCGCCGCCCAGCGCGGTCGCTCTCCCCTCCCCTATCTCCTGCACGGCGGCCTGCGCTTCCCCGGCGCTCTGCCCGTAATGCACGATCACGCAGGCCCCCGCCTGCGCCAGCACCCGGCAGGTCGCCGCCCCGATCCCGCGTGAGCCGCCCGTCACCAGAACCACCTTGCCGGTCAAGTCGATCATGCGTTCATTTGAGCGCAAAATGATGGGCATGTCTCTTTCCGGGCAGGCCATTGATGCGGTGACCAGCGGTGAGGTCAAGCGCGTGCTGCGGCAGCGGGGATTTAAGAAGGATGGCCGCACCTTCAGACGGCAGGTGGGTGGGCACTGGCTCATCGTGAACATTCAGGCCAGTCAGGGGAATACGTGGGATGAGGCGCGATTTTACGTGAATCTGGCCGTGTACTACCCGGTTCTCGGAGTTGAGAGGGGCTGGCCTGTGCCTGAGAAACCCAGGGAGATTCACGGGCAATTCCGCCGACGGCTGGAGCCTGAAGGTGCGGGCTGGTGGACGTTGACGCCAGCAAGTGACGTGCAAAGCGTTTCAGCGGAAGTTGCCGAACTTCTTCTTTCAAGCGGTTTGCCCTGGCTAGAGCAAACAGCCAAGCAAAAAGAGCCACCCCAGTCCACGGAGTGACTTTTATTGAGAGACCTTTTACATGGCTTCCAGCATCAGCCGGTCGGGGTTTTCCAGCAGGCGGATGACTTCCTTGCAGAAGCGGGCGGCTTCCGCGCCGTCGACCAGGCGGTGGTCGAACGACAGGCTGAGGTACATCATGTGCGCGACCACGATGTTGTCGTTTTCGTCCACGATGGGACGCTTGACGATGCTGTGAATGCCCAGGATGGCGGCGTCAGGCACGTTGATGATGGGGAAGCTGAACAGGGCGCCGATGCTGCCGATGTTGGTGATGCTGAAGGTGCTGCCGGTCAGTTCGTCGGGTTGCAGTTTGCCCTCGTTGGCGCGGGCAGCCAGATCGACGACCTCGCGGGCCAGGTCGAAGACACTCTTCTGGTTCACGTCCCTCAGTACCGGCACGGTCAGTCCGGCGGGGGTGGCGACGGCCATACCCATGTTGTAGTAGCGCTTGTTCACGATTTCCTGGGTGGCCTCGTCGAAGCTGCTGTTCAGGCTGGGGTACTTGCGCAGCGCCACCGCCACGGCCTTGAAGATGAACGGCAGGTACGAGAGCTTCACGTCGGCGTTTTTCGCCTCTTCCTTCACGCGGCTGCGGAACTCGACCAGTTTGGTCATGTTCACTTCGTCCACGGTCAGGGTGCGCACGGTGTAGAGGTGGCTGGCCTGCATCTGGTTGCTGATGGCGCGGCGCATTCCACGCAGCGGCGTACGCTCCTCCAGGTGCTCGTAGCCTTTGGGCGTGCGGTACTGCACCGGCGGCACGGGCAGGCCATTGGCGACGGGCGCCTGGGGTTTAGTGGCTTGCGGAACGGCAGCCTGCGCAGGGGCGGCCTGCGGAGCGGCAGTTTGAGGGGCGGCATTTTGGGGGGCAGCAGCTTGATGGGCGCCCGCACTGCCCTGCTGGTGGGCCACCACGTCCTGCACGCGAATGCGTCCGTTCGGGCCGCTGCCCTGCACGTAGGCCAGGTCGATGCCCAGTTCACGCGCCAGCTGGCGGGCGGCAGGCACAGCCAGAATGCGGCCCTCGTTGCGAATTTGTGGCGCAGCGGCGGCGGTTGCGCGGCTACCCAGGCCCTGCACCGTCACTTTCTCGTCGCTGGCGAAGGTCTTGAAGAGGCTGGTACTGTCGTCGTCGGCCTTGGGCAGATGGGTGGCTTCCACGATGCTGCCGCCGCTGTCTCCACCCACCCGCTCGCGTTCCTCCTGCGCCTGCGCGGGCAGTTTCACGTCGGTGGTGGCCGGGTTCTCGGCGCTGTCCTGAATGGCCTGGGTGGCGCTGGGGGCCGCAGCGGAAGCTCCGGCGCCGCTGCCTGTCTCGTCGATCAGGGCAATAACCGAGTGAACCGCCACCACGTCGCCCTCGTTCGCCAGGCGCTGGTGCAGCACGCCCGCGACGGGGCTGGGGAGTTCCACGGTGACCTTGTCGGTCATGACCTCGCACAGGGGCTGTTCCAGCGCGATGGTGTCGCCTTCCTGCACCATCCATTTCAGGATTTCGCCCTCGACGACGCTTTCGGCAAGTTCCGGCAATACGATTTCTTTCATGTGTGACCTCTTTTTTCGGTGATGAGACGCCAGCGCGTTCAATGTTTGATTACAGGAAGATCAGCAGGGCGCGGATGACGCCCCAGGCGGCCAGCAGCGCGCCCAGCACCTGAATCCAGCGTTCCCCGGTGGCGTAGAACCACGCGGCCACCCCCAGAGCGACAAAAATCAGGCTGATGATGAGGGTATCCCACGGGTCGCCCAGCCGCCCCGCCAGCGCGTACAGCAGGAACCCGATCCCCATCCCGATGATGCTGATGACGGGGCGCGGCCAGGGTTTCATCAGTAGTTCAGGGTCTTGACGCACGCAGCGACGATGCGGTTCGCGCCGGGCAGATACACCTTGTCCTGCACGTACGGGTACGGGATGTCGAAGCCCGCGACCTGCGCGACGGGCGCGGTCAGAGAGTCGAAGGCCTGTTCCTGAATGACGTACGCGACTTCGCCCATGAAGTTCGCGGTGCGCGGCGCCTCGCTGACCAGCACGGCGCGGCCTGTTTTCTCCACGCTTTGCAGCACCAGCGGACGGTCCCACGGCAGGATGCTGCGCAGGTCGATGACCTCCACGCTGACGCCCTCGGCGCTCAGGGCCTCGGCGGCCTTCAGCAGATCCGGCATCACACCGCCATACCCGATCAGCGAGAGGTCGCTGCCTTCGCGGCGAATGACGCCCTCACCGATTTTCACGGTGTAATCGTGGTTCGGCACCTCGCCTTTGGCAGCGCGGTACAGGCGTTTGGGCTCGAAGTACATCACCGGGTCTTCGCTGCGAATCGCGGCTTTCAGCAGGCCCTTGGCGTCGTAGGGGGTGCTGGGCATCACGACTTTCACGCCGGCCATGTGCGCGTAGTAACTTTCGGGGCTCTGGCTGTGGTGGTGGCCGCCCTTCACGCCCCCGCCCGACGGCGTGCGAATCACCAGCGGCGCGCTGAACTGCCCGCCGCTGCGGTAACGGATTTTGGCCACCTGGCTGAGAATCTGGTCGAAGCCGGGGCCGATGTAATCCGCGAACTGAATTTCCGCGATGGGCCGCAAGCCGCGCACGGCCATGCCCACCGCCGCGCCCACGATGCTGGCCTCGCTGAGGGGCGAATCGAACACGCGCTTTTTGCCGAAGCGTTCCTGCAACCCGGCGGTCGCCATGAACACCCCGCCGCGTGCACCGACATCCTCACCGAACAGCACCACCCGCGAGTCCTGCTCCATTTCCTCGGCGATGGCTTCCGTGACGGCCTGAATCAGGGTAATCGTGCGGGTCTGCTCCCCCCCACTCTGGACAGCCCCCTCTTGATACTGCTCCTTGGTGGCGGTCATTGCGCTCCTCCGGTCTGCTCGGCCCGCAGGAACGCTTCCTGTTCACGCAGGTGGTCGGGCAGGTCGCTGTAGACGTCCTCGAACATGATGCGCCAGTCGGGTTCACCCGTCGCTTCGGCCTTCAGGACGGCCTCGTCGACTTCGCGGTACGTCGCCTCGATGATGCCGGTGCGTTCCTCGGGCGTGACAGGGTGGCCCAGGCGCTCCAGCAGGGCCTCCACGCGGGCAATGGGGTCGCGGCCCAGCCACTCGTTGACCTCGTCGCGGGTGCGGTAGAACTTCTCGGCGTCGGCGTCGGCGTTGCTGTGAGACCCGACGCGGTAGGTCAGGCACTCGACCAGCGCCGCACCGTGGCCGGCCCGCACCCATTCGGCGGCGTGCGTGCAGACTTCCATCACAGCGATGATGTCGTTGCCGTCGACGTAAAAGCCAGGGATACCGTACGCCCTGGCTTTGATGGCGACGTTCTCGCTGGACATCTGGTCGCGGCTGTGCATGCTGATGGCCCACTGGTTGTTCTCGCACACGAACAGGCAAGGGGCCTTGTTCACGGCCGCCATGTTGACCCCGGCGTGCCAGTCGCCTTCGCTGGTCGCGCCGTCCCCGAAGGTGCAGACGGTGATTTCATCGGTTCCCAGGTACTTCTGCGCAATGGCGGTGCCAGCGGCGGGCGGCACCTGCG includes:
- a CDS encoding alpha-ketoacid dehydrogenase subunit beta, with product MTATKEQYQEGAVQSGGEQTRTITLIQAVTEAIAEEMEQDSRVVLFGEDVGARGGVFMATAGLQERFGKKRVFDSPLSEASIVGAAVGMAVRGLRPIAEIQFADYIGPGFDQILSQVAKIRYRSGGQFSAPLVIRTPSGGGVKGGHHHSQSPESYYAHMAGVKVVMPSTPYDAKGLLKAAIRSEDPVMYFEPKRLYRAAKGEVPNHDYTVKIGEGVIRREGSDLSLIGYGGVMPDLLKAAEALSAEGVSVEVIDLRSILPWDRPLVLQSVEKTGRAVLVSEAPRTANFMGEVAYVIQEQAFDSLTAPVAQVAGFDIPYPYVQDKVYLPGANRIVAACVKTLNY
- a CDS encoding SDR family NAD(P)-dependent oxidoreductase, producing the protein MPIILRSNERMIDLTGKVVLVTGGSRGIGAATCRVLAQAGACVIVHYGQSAGEAQAAVQEIGEGRATALGGDLSQAGIAASLFRDAVTWKGRVDVLVNNAGIFPSASVDDPQVQWDEIWSRTLQVNLIAAADLCREAILHFRTRGGGTIVNVASRAAFRGDTPDAMHYAASKGGLISLTKSIARGYAREGILAYAIAPGWVRTDMASAYLRDHAEEMARELPLGDAAPPEDIAHTIAFLSSGLARHMTGATLDINGASYVR
- a CDS encoding fluoride efflux transporter FluC, whose translation is MKLGLWLYLMLGGALGAACRQGVVLLLAPLAGRLGFPVVAFPLAVLLINVLGSFLLGLTLALVGRGLWPEAARVAFGTGVLGAFTTFSTFSTEMDLLLREGRGGAALLYALSSVGLGVLAAVAGRVLGGRL
- a CDS encoding dihydrolipoamide acetyltransferase family protein — encoded protein: MKEIVLPELAESVVEGEILKWMVQEGDTIALEQPLCEVMTDKVTVELPSPVAGVLHQRLANEGDVVAVHSVIALIDETGSGAGASAAAPSATQAIQDSAENPATTDVKLPAQAQEERERVGGDSGGSIVEATHLPKADDDSTSLFKTFASDEKVTVQGLGSRATAAAAPQIRNEGRILAVPAARQLARELGIDLAYVQGSGPNGRIRVQDVVAHQQGSAGAHQAAAPQNAAPQTAAPQAAPAQAAVPQATKPQAPVANGLPVPPVQYRTPKGYEHLEERTPLRGMRRAISNQMQASHLYTVRTLTVDEVNMTKLVEFRSRVKEEAKNADVKLSYLPFIFKAVAVALRKYPSLNSSFDEATQEIVNKRYYNMGMAVATPAGLTVPVLRDVNQKSVFDLAREVVDLAARANEGKLQPDELTGSTFSITNIGSIGALFSFPIINVPDAAILGIHSIVKRPIVDENDNIVVAHMMYLSLSFDHRLVDGAEAARFCKEVIRLLENPDRLMLEAM
- a CDS encoding DUF4304 domain-containing protein, which gives rise to MSLSGQAIDAVTSGEVKRVLRQRGFKKDGRTFRRQVGGHWLIVNIQASQGNTWDEARFYVNLAVYYPVLGVERGWPVPEKPREIHGQFRRRLEPEGAGWWTLTPASDVQSVSAEVAELLLSSGLPWLEQTAKQKEPPQSTE
- a CDS encoding thiamine pyrophosphate-dependent dehydrogenase E1 component subunit alpha, whose translation is MIEPFTTQPIRYVDPDGTPTQALPEKYTPELLRDLHAQMLRAREFDRKLITLLRQGRSTFYAQASGMEATQIGLARSLRAGHDWVWPYYRDHVLGMALGIPVFELLSQYLGTNSDTSRGRQMPHHFASKRFNFASVSSSIASQVPPAAGTAIAQKYLGTDEITVCTFGDGATSEGDWHAGVNMAAVNKAPCLFVCENNQWAISMHSRDQMSSENVAIKARAYGIPGFYVDGNDIIAVMEVCTHAAEWVRAGHGAALVECLTYRVGSHSNADADAEKFYRTRDEVNEWLGRDPIARVEALLERLGHPVTPEERTGIIEATYREVDEAVLKAEATGEPDWRIMFEDVYSDLPDHLREQEAFLRAEQTGGAQ
- a CDS encoding magnesium transporter CorA family protein — translated: MIRAKCLSTGQELTWTGQITDVWVDTQDPTPQELSALRAAFPFNRFALEDALERGHWSRAEQYPEHAFITIRSYAAPETADEFTERVSLFVFREAVVSHSMHGTLALNRVWALTGRDSVNTPQEVTYEVLDHTADTFFVLADTLEAQVDDLEETVFRSTRQSRVADVFDLKHLIGPARRLASDAREAAALLGRHASAAPADLVRYRDAQDSFTRAVSRFEALREHLTSLLDLHLSLQGQRMNEVMRTLTAVSVIFLPLTFLAGVWGMNFEHMPELRSPYGYAFAWACFIGIGAALAYYFKRRGWW
- the xseA gene encoding exodeoxyribonuclease VII large subunit, whose translation is MPRRQKTEPQRPPEHFLELSEVLAYVGQVIARGVPGAVWVRAEIASVTDRRHLYLDLVELGADGELAKCRATLWARERFALEAKFRKATGGLFAAGQKVLLYCTAEFHEQYGFSLHILDVSPEFTLGEAAQRLEAMRETLVLEGVYGLNRLLQAPQDIDRLVVISPQEAAGLGDFRREMDRLEALEVIHPVYLEATFQGREASGSLSRAVEAARELHAEEPLDALVILRGGGAVSDLAWLNDLRVARALATFPAPVVTGLGHARDDTLLDEVAHTRTDTPSKAAAHLIRLIAQGAAQAQQDIRTVHAHAAQQLVDADAGTEWLKDRVRAAAARNLDHASASVDHLMRQALGLTPERTLKRGYALVRGPAGQPVTQAAQVRAGETLTLEWADGTVRARVTP